The following coding sequences lie in one Zingiber officinale cultivar Zhangliang chromosome 2B, Zo_v1.1, whole genome shotgun sequence genomic window:
- the LOC122049472 gene encoding reticulon-like protein B2 isoform X2, which yields MSPHIIYDSESDELPKAAAATATATSVAASPITNTVIAAAKRRANRPKRSLHDHLVADVLLWRNNYLSAGILTGATIVWFMFEVAEYHFLTLMCYTTISAMFVIFIWSNFAVLTDRSPPKIPEIILSEHAFKELTLSLHSKISGFASTLQDIARGKDLKMFLLAIALLWLVSEIGSFCSSLNLLYLSLLCAHTLPALYDRYEDEVKSLAMKGSRDLRVFYETIDSKFLNKIPRGPVKEKFK from the exons ATGTCACCTCACATCATTTACGATTCCGAATCTGATGAGCTACCAAAagccgccgccgccaccgccaCTGCCACCTCCGTTGCCGCTTCCCCCATCACCAACACGGTCATTGCCGCCGCTAAAAGGAGGGCTAACAGGCCCAAGAGGTCTCTTCATGATcacctag TTGCTGATGTGCTGCTGTGGAGGAACAATTATTTATCGGCCGGGATCTTAACCGGTGCGACAATCGTATGGTTTATGTTTGAGGTGGCTGAGTACCATTTCCTTACACTTATGTGCTACACCACCATCTCAGCGATGTTTGTAATATTCATTTGGTCTAATTTTGCAGTTCTAACTGATCG AAGCCCTCCAAAAATTCCTGAGATCATTCTATCTGAACATGCCTTCAAAGAGCTAACATTGTCCTTGCATTCCAAGATAAGTGGATTCGCATCTACCCTTCAAGATATTGCGCGCGGAAAAGATCTCAAGATGTTTCTCTTG GCAATTGCCTTACTTTGGCTGGTTTCTGAAATAGGAAGCTTTTGCAGTTCTCTGAACCTCCTATATCTTA GTCTTCTTTGTGCCCATACACTGCCGGCATTGTATGACCGATACGAGGATGAAGTTAAAAGTCTAGCAATGAAAGGGAGCCGCGATTTGCGAGTGTTTTACGAGACGATAGACTCCAAGTTTCTTAACAAGATTCCAAGAGGACCAGTGAAGGAGAAGTTCAAATAA
- the LOC122049472 gene encoding reticulon-like protein B9 isoform X1 yields the protein MSPHIIYDSESDELPKAAAATATATSVAASPITNTVIAAAKRRANRPKRSLHDHLGGGKIADVLLWRNNYLSAGILTGATIVWFMFEVAEYHFLTLMCYTTISAMFVIFIWSNFAVLTDRSPPKIPEIILSEHAFKELTLSLHSKISGFASTLQDIARGKDLKMFLLAIALLWLVSEIGSFCSSLNLLYLSLLCAHTLPALYDRYEDEVKSLAMKGSRDLRVFYETIDSKFLNKIPRGPVKEKFK from the exons ATGTCACCTCACATCATTTACGATTCCGAATCTGATGAGCTACCAAAagccgccgccgccaccgccaCTGCCACCTCCGTTGCCGCTTCCCCCATCACCAACACGGTCATTGCCGCCGCTAAAAGGAGGGCTAACAGGCCCAAGAGGTCTCTTCATGATcacctaggtggaggaaaaa TTGCTGATGTGCTGCTGTGGAGGAACAATTATTTATCGGCCGGGATCTTAACCGGTGCGACAATCGTATGGTTTATGTTTGAGGTGGCTGAGTACCATTTCCTTACACTTATGTGCTACACCACCATCTCAGCGATGTTTGTAATATTCATTTGGTCTAATTTTGCAGTTCTAACTGATCG AAGCCCTCCAAAAATTCCTGAGATCATTCTATCTGAACATGCCTTCAAAGAGCTAACATTGTCCTTGCATTCCAAGATAAGTGGATTCGCATCTACCCTTCAAGATATTGCGCGCGGAAAAGATCTCAAGATGTTTCTCTTG GCAATTGCCTTACTTTGGCTGGTTTCTGAAATAGGAAGCTTTTGCAGTTCTCTGAACCTCCTATATCTTA GTCTTCTTTGTGCCCATACACTGCCGGCATTGTATGACCGATACGAGGATGAAGTTAAAAGTCTAGCAATGAAAGGGAGCCGCGATTTGCGAGTGTTTTACGAGACGATAGACTCCAAGTTTCTTAACAAGATTCCAAGAGGACCAGTGAAGGAGAAGTTCAAATAA